In Syntrophomonadaceae bacterium, one genomic interval encodes:
- the hisZ gene encoding ATP phosphoribosyltransferase regulatory subunit produces the protein MAKIMVWRLPEGVRDWLPGEAWKKRELENRLAKLFQQWAYQEVVTPTIEYYHTFQNAETTLEEDMIYKFIDRQGPVLALRPDMTTPIARLTGSRLLRGQETPLRLFYIANVFRYESSQTGRQREFYQAGVELVGAKGPWADAEVIALAIEALRCAGLENFRLGIGQISVTKRLLAELDLPPDEIHMLKQAMSRKDLVKLEQLLEKANLSPGQRELILAVYNLHGGNSVLQKFFNLIKDEEARLELENLAEVWEALQAYKVADQVFFDLGLLRDFDYYTGIVFEGYAPGLGFPVCGGGRYDNLLERFGCPCPATGFALGIERVMMASPTARLAGALAPDYLVAGASHARVLQTAAKLRQAGAKVEVELSGKAGPELYAYAKSKGIKEVIAIGED, from the coding sequence ATGGCTAAGATAATGGTCTGGCGGCTGCCTGAAGGAGTAAGGGACTGGCTGCCGGGAGAGGCCTGGAAGAAAAGGGAATTGGAAAACAGGTTGGCCAAACTGTTCCAACAGTGGGCATACCAGGAGGTAGTAACCCCCACTATAGAGTATTACCATACCTTTCAAAACGCAGAAACCACTCTGGAAGAGGACATGATTTATAAGTTCATAGACCGGCAGGGCCCTGTGCTGGCCTTGCGGCCTGACATGACCACCCCAATTGCCCGGTTGACCGGTTCTCGCTTATTGAGGGGACAGGAAACTCCGCTGAGACTTTTTTATATCGCAAATGTATTTCGCTATGAATCCAGCCAGACCGGCCGGCAGCGGGAATTTTACCAGGCCGGGGTAGAACTGGTAGGGGCTAAAGGCCCCTGGGCCGATGCCGAAGTGATCGCTTTAGCTATTGAAGCCCTGCGGTGTGCGGGACTGGAGAATTTTCGCTTGGGGATCGGTCAAATATCAGTTACCAAACGCTTGTTGGCTGAGTTAGACCTGCCTCCCGATGAAATTCACATGTTAAAACAAGCTATGAGCAGAAAAGACCTGGTTAAACTTGAACAGCTGCTCGAAAAAGCCAACTTGTCGCCAGGGCAGCGGGAGCTTATATTGGCTGTTTATAACCTGCACGGGGGAAACTCGGTTTTACAGAAATTTTTCAATTTAATCAAAGATGAGGAGGCCAGGCTTGAGTTAGAAAACCTGGCAGAGGTATGGGAAGCATTGCAAGCCTATAAAGTTGCTGACCAGGTGTTTTTCGACCTGGGGCTGTTGCGGGATTTTGATTACTACACCGGAATCGTGTTTGAAGGTTATGCCCCTGGTCTTGGTTTTCCTGTCTGCGGCGGAGGCCGATATGATAACTTGTTGGAAAGGTTCGGCTGTCCTTGTCCGGCCACCGGATTCGCCCTGGGAATAGAGCGGGTGATGATGGCAAGCCCGACGGCAAGGTTAGCCGGGGCTTTGGCACCGGATTATCTGGTGGCCGGAGCCAGCCATGCCAGGGTACTGCAAACGGCAGCGAAGTTGCGCCAGGCCGGGGCCAAAGTGGAAGTGGAATTGAGCGGGAAAGCAGGACCTGAATTATATGCCTATGCTAAATCTAAAGGGATCAAAGAGGTCATCGCCATAGGAGAGGATTAG
- a CDS encoding ATP phosphoribosyltransferase has product MQKEVTIALPKGKLGDEALGILGKAGLPVENVLTESRQLLFHFPREQIRYIICRPTDIPIYVDYGAADMGIVGKDTVVEAGAEVFELVDLKFGRCRFVAAVPKQVAAEYHKSGQGLSYFDRVRVATKFPRVAQEYFAGKGMQVEVLKLHGNIELAPRVGLAEMIVDIVSTGRTLAENDLVPVADIFEATARLIANRVSYRIHHHRMHTIVEHLRLAVGNGGEQKC; this is encoded by the coding sequence ATGCAAAAAGAAGTGACTATCGCCTTGCCGAAAGGCAAACTGGGGGATGAGGCCTTGGGGATACTGGGAAAGGCCGGACTGCCGGTAGAAAATGTGCTAACCGAATCCCGTCAGCTTTTGTTTCATTTTCCCCGGGAGCAAATCCGCTATATTATTTGCCGCCCGACAGACATCCCAATTTATGTCGATTATGGAGCAGCCGATATGGGCATCGTCGGCAAAGATACGGTGGTTGAAGCCGGGGCAGAGGTTTTTGAATTGGTTGATTTGAAATTTGGCCGCTGCCGGTTTGTGGCTGCGGTGCCGAAGCAGGTAGCCGCGGAATATCATAAAAGCGGTCAGGGCCTGTCCTATTTTGACCGGGTGCGGGTAGCAACTAAGTTTCCCCGGGTTGCCCAGGAGTATTTTGCCGGCAAGGGGATGCAGGTAGAAGTTCTAAAATTGCATGGAAACATTGAGTTAGCGCCTAGGGTTGGGTTGGCGGAGATGATAGTTGATATTGTTTCTACTGGCCGTACTCTGGCCGAGAACGATCTGGTTCCCGTAGCCGATATTTTTGAAGCAACAGCGCGGTTGATTGCCAATAGAGTGAGCTACCGGATTCACCATCATCGAATGCATACGATCGTGGAGCATCTGCGATTGGCAGTTGGGAATGGAGGCGAACAGAAGTGTTGA
- a CDS encoding 4Fe-4S binding protein: MARRKIVNINEDLCDGCGLCVSPCAESAITIVNGKARVISDELCDGMGVCLSVCPTGALTLEEREAADFNPEAVEERQRELAHKEADALCHRCGSDDQDRALLQVRKQGKQQWVCTRCLPGLIHG, translated from the coding sequence GTGGCAAGAAGAAAAATCGTTAACATCAACGAGGACCTCTGCGACGGGTGCGGCCTGTGTGTAAGTCCTTGCGCCGAATCGGCCATCACCATTGTGAATGGCAAGGCCAGGGTAATCAGTGATGAGCTCTGTGATGGAATGGGGGTTTGTCTTTCGGTCTGCCCTACGGGAGCTTTGACCTTAGAGGAACGGGAGGCAGCAGATTTTAATCCGGAAGCAGTGGAAGAGCGCCAGCGGGAACTTGCGCATAAAGAGGCCGATGCCCTGTGCCACCGCTGTGGCAGCGATGACCAGGACAGAGCCCTTTTGCAGGTCCGCAAACAGGGCAAACAGCAATGGGTTTGCACCCGCTGTCTGCCCGGCCTTATTCACGGGTAG
- a CDS encoding TrpR-like protein YerC/YecD — MAFNSKLQDPFVDALFEAVLLLQDREECYRFFEDICTIGEIKALAQRLEVAKMLEKNYTYGTIAEVTGASTATISRVKRSLYYGADGYRLILRRLHSHQEP, encoded by the coding sequence GTGGCTTTTAACAGCAAGCTGCAGGATCCTTTTGTAGATGCCCTGTTCGAAGCGGTCCTCTTGCTGCAGGACCGGGAGGAATGCTATCGCTTTTTCGAAGATATTTGCACAATCGGTGAAATCAAAGCCCTTGCTCAGCGCCTTGAGGTAGCCAAGATGCTGGAAAAAAACTATACTTACGGCACTATTGCAGAGGTAACCGGAGCTAGCACCGCCACCATCAGCAGGGTAAAGCGATCCCTTTACTATGGCGCTGACGGTTACCGCCTTATTTTACGCCGCCTTCACAGCCATCAGGAACCATAG
- the purD gene encoding phosphoribosylamine--glycine ligase, translating into MKILVIGGGGREHALVWKLSQSTKASRIYCAPGNAGIAKLAKCVDIAADNLPGLLAFAQAEEIDLTVVGPEGPLVQGIVDQFRAAGLKIFGPAQKAAAIEGSKAFAKELMVKYGIPTARYGVFWEPDKAREFIRGHGAPCVVKADGLAAGKGVVVAMDEATALAAVDTIMEERSFGQAGERVVIEEYLEGEEVSLLAFTDGRTIIPMVSAQDHKRVFDGDAGPNTGGMGAYSPAPIFTPDLQQQVLAEVLLPTIQGMAKEGHPYQGVLYAGLMLTKDGPKVLEYNARFGDPETQPILMRLETDLLDIMMAVVEERLAGQEIRWLPDPAVCVVLAAGGYPGSYRKGDLITGLDPWVEQESQGVMVFHAGTAEKDGQIVTAGGRVLGVTSRGGTIPQAIQKAYNRVAGISFPAMHYRTDIGKKARQQ; encoded by the coding sequence ATGAAGATCCTGGTTATTGGCGGCGGGGGCAGGGAACATGCCCTGGTCTGGAAGCTGAGCCAGAGCACGAAAGCGAGCAGGATTTATTGCGCCCCAGGCAATGCCGGCATCGCCAAACTGGCTAAATGTGTTGACATTGCAGCAGATAACCTGCCGGGTCTTTTGGCTTTTGCCCAGGCTGAGGAAATAGACCTGACCGTAGTCGGCCCGGAAGGGCCCCTGGTGCAGGGAATTGTGGACCAATTCCGGGCAGCGGGCTTAAAAATATTCGGCCCTGCTCAAAAAGCCGCCGCCATCGAAGGCAGCAAGGCTTTCGCCAAAGAATTAATGGTGAAGTACGGGATCCCCACTGCCCGTTACGGGGTGTTTTGGGAGCCGGACAAGGCCAGAGAGTTTATCCGGGGTCACGGAGCTCCATGTGTGGTGAAGGCAGACGGTTTGGCAGCAGGGAAAGGTGTAGTCGTAGCCATGGATGAGGCTACAGCCCTGGCTGCCGTGGATACGATCATGGAAGAGCGTTCCTTCGGCCAGGCCGGTGAAAGGGTAGTGATCGAAGAATACCTGGAAGGGGAGGAGGTCAGCCTGCTGGCTTTTACCGATGGCCGCACCATTATCCCGATGGTCTCGGCCCAGGACCACAAGCGAGTTTTTGATGGCGATGCCGGTCCCAACACCGGCGGCATGGGCGCCTATTCCCCAGCTCCAATTTTTACCCCGGATCTGCAACAACAGGTGTTAGCAGAAGTTCTGCTGCCAACAATCCAAGGAATGGCGAAGGAAGGCCATCCCTATCAAGGAGTTTTATATGCCGGCCTGATGCTCACCAAAGATGGGCCCAAAGTCCTGGAGTATAACGCCCGTTTTGGCGACCCGGAGACCCAGCCGATCCTGATGCGTTTGGAAACCGATTTGCTGGACATCATGATGGCGGTGGTGGAAGAAAGGCTGGCCGGCCAGGAAATCCGATGGTTGCCGGATCCGGCTGTGTGTGTGGTCCTGGCCGCCGGAGGGTATCCCGGCAGTTACCGGAAAGGTGATCTGATTACAGGGCTTGATCCATGGGTGGAACAGGAATCGCAGGGAGTAATGGTGTTTCATGCCGGAACTGCTGAAAAAGACGGACAAATTGTAACAGCCGGCGGCCGCGTCCTGGGCGTCACATCCAGGGGGGGTACGATTCCACAAGCGATTCAGAAGGCTTACAACAGAGTAGCAGGGATTAGCTTTCCGGCTATGCACTACCGCACCGATATTGGCAAGAAAGCCCGGCAGCAATAA